From one Coffea eugenioides isolate CCC68of chromosome 11, Ceug_1.0, whole genome shotgun sequence genomic stretch:
- the LOC113752086 gene encoding xyloglucan endotransglucosylase/hydrolase protein 22-like, whose translation MKVYASLWDAKDPATRGGLVKTDWSQSPFTVSLRNFKADACAWSSGKSSCGSNSTKPWFSQELDATNQARLKRVQQNYMIYNYCTDAKRFPQGFPPECTANNSTA comes from the coding sequence ATGAAGGTATACGCTAGTCTATGGGATGCAAAAGACCCGGCCACAAGAGGCGGCCTTGTCAAGACTGACTGGTCACAGTCTCCCTTTACTGtttccttgagaaatttcaagGCCGATGCTTGTGCATGGAGCTCTGGGAAATCTTCTTGTGGATCAAACTCCACAAAGCCATGGTTCTCTCAGGAACTTGATGCCACCAATCAAGCCAGACTGAAACGGGTGCAGCAGAATTACATGATATACAATTATTGTACAGATGCCAAACGTTTTCCTCAGGGCTTCCCTCCAGAATGCACCGCCAACAACTCCACAGCCTAA